DNA from Coprobacter tertius:
AGCCGGTAGATTTATCGTTGTCCGACACTCTTTAGGAGGCGTAATCAGAATACTCATAACCTTTATTTTTTAGGGTATGCAAAAGTAACGAAAAAATGCGAGAAGTAGTTTCCTTAGTTATCGGCATTCTTATTTTATAACAACCCGTTTTTCTTTTTTTGCTTATTTTTCTATTTACCGGTTGTTATTACTACATAAATGGAACAACCGACTGGATGATTCGAAATTTCGACCGCTATATAGAAGTCATAACATCCATATTTGATAAATCGATACAGAAAGACTCGAAAAAAACAATCGAATACGATCTAATAGATACTCTACACGGACAAATCATAAACGGAAGCGGTTTTCCCCGCTTCCGTTTATGATTTGTCCTGAAAACCGCCACTTTGCTTCCCCAGAAGCTTTATTATGAAATGTACAAAAAAAATCGGGACTAACTCTGATTACCATCATGAATAAAACCAACTATGCCGCCTTGATATCGGTTCTAATGCTTCCCGCATGTTAATTAAAAATCTCGATAGGGAGGAAGGAAATACAGCATTCTCAAAAATCTATCGAAGAATATTTACAACGACAACCGAAATAACGAAAGTGCATTTTTTGTCGTTTCGTCATTTATTTCATCGAAAGATACATTTAATATTTCTGCAATACGGGTAGCTGTATGTACCATAAATGCAGGTTCGTTTCTCTTCCCCCGATAAGGTACAGGCGACAAGTAAGGGGCATCGGTTTCGAGTAATAAACGAGAAATACCGATTTCTTTTACAGTATCTTCCAAATGCGCATTTTTAAAAGTAACGACCCCATTTATACCGAAATAAAAATCCCCGAGCTCTTTAATCATTTTTACCTGTTCGGGAGTCCCGCCAAAACTGTGAAAAACCCCTTTTACCGGGATATATTTAATCGTTTTTAATGCTTTTATGATCTCTTCAAAAGCGTCTCGACAATGAATTATAACGGGAAGTTCCCTTTGAGCCGCCCATTCAACCTGTTTTATAAAAGCATCGAATTGTTGTTTATAATATGTTTTATCCCAATACAAATCGATTCCTATTTCCCCTACACCACAATATTTCGATTTGTTCAATTCTTCGTAAACGGTATCGAGAACCGACTTATAATTTTTTTCTACCGACGTAGGATGCAGCCCCATTGCCGCCGAACAATAAGCGCCGAACTTTTTTTGAGTGTTCTGTAAACAAAGAATAGTTTCTACATCGACATTCGGCAAAATAAGATGATCCACCCCCGATTCCTTCGACCGGGAAACAATCTCATCCAAATCATCTGCAAATTCCGGTAAATAAATATGGGTATGTGTATCTATCATTATTCTTTGATTTCATTTTTACGGTAATAATATATCAATCCGTATTCTTTACACTTCTTCAACCGTTCTTTAGGAGGTAAATCTGCATAAGAACTTTCTACCTGATTCCATATCTCAAGAATAATCCGGTCGGCCTTATCCCGCAAAGCGACTAACTCCGATAATGCCCGAGCAGTATTCGACCGGTAATTTTTCTGATTATTATACGATTCTTTAAAAATATCGAAATGTACTTTGACCTTAGCAATCGTAGGATTATAAATCGGAGTTCCGCCTTGTCTTATTCTCGTTGTTTCACCCTCTATTACTCTTACACCCCATTTCATTAAAGCATTCTCACTCATTAAATTAGGAACAGAAAGATTCGAATCGGAGAGATGATAAAAAGCCAACGATTCGGTCTTCATCTCACGGCGTATTACACAAAAATGCAATACCTGTATAAAATGAGAAACATACATACGTGCCTTTTTTATTTGCATCTGATATTTCCTGTTGGCTTTTACTTGTTCCGAAAAATATTGGCGATACCGTTCTCTTGCCATTTTAAAAAACGGCAAAAAAGTTTTCGCCTCGTTAATGACATGAAAAGAAACAGCTAAATCGCTAATGCTAGCAGTATCCCCCTTATTCAAGGCACACTCCAATGCTTTTAAACGGGCGTTATCCGTGTTGGGTAATCGACGGTACGGCATAAAATTAAGTAATTAATTAATATAAATTGTCCCGCATTAACTTTCTCGATACATTAAATCGGCAGCTAAAGCCGATAAAGGAGAACGGTATTTATCCTCCACTTCTACCGCATCGAGTAAAACGGTGGCTTTATCGTAATATTCTTTCATTTTCTTTTCACAAAGCTCTTTAATCCCCAAACGATCGTATATAGCGGTTACAGCCCCTATCTTTTCGGCAGGATTATAATCGGTACGTTTAAGCCAATCCTTCAAGAGTTCCATTTCCGTCCCACTTGCAAGGCGTAAAGCATTAATCAACATATACGTTTTTTTATTATTAAGGATATCCCCTCCTAATTTTTTCCCGAAAACTGCCGGGTCACCATAAACATCGAGATAATCGTCTTTTAGCTGAAATGCCAAACCGATATTCTCGCCAAAACGGTATAACCGATCGGCATCAGCTGGTTCCGCATCGGCAATAATCGCCCCTATTTTCAAAGCTGCTCCCAACAATACCGCAGTCTTCAGACGAATCATATCCAAATATTCCTCCTCGGTTACATCATCCCGATGCTCAAACTCTATATCGTACTGCTGGCCTTCACATATTTCGAGAGCCGTTTTAGAAAATACGTCCAAAACCCGGCTCATATAACGTTCTGGTGTTTTCGCAATCTGACGATAAGCAATAATTTGCATGGCATCACCCGAAAGTATAGCACTATTTTCATTCCAAACTTTATGTACAGTCGGTTTTCCACGGCGCACCTCGGCCTTATCCATCACATCATCGTGTAATAAGGTAAAATTATGGAAAATTTCGATACCTAAAGCAGGATGTATCGCCTGGCTGTAATCCAGACCGAACATTTCACAAGCCATCAGTGTCAGTAAGGGTCTTATACGCTTCCCACCCAAAGAAAGTTCGTATCTGACAGGTGCATATAACTCATCGGGTACTTTGGGATAAGGTAATTCGGATAAGGCTTTATTTATTATATCTATATATTGTTCTGTCGTCTTCATAAAACCGTTAACTATAATTGATGGATTCAAAGATATATTTTTTTTGCGACTTTAGGAAATGTCAACTTTTAAAATTGCGATTTTCATATCTGAAAAAGAATCGGTTACAATTGTAAACAAATAATTTTACCGGCATTTATACTTCATAAACCTTTTTTCCGTTAGTATAAATAACACACGGATTTTTAATTTTTCAGAAAAAAATTCCGTGAATGCTCGAACTCAATTTAATGCGAATGAACCGGATCTTTTTTTGCCTTTTGTGTTGTCTATTTTACAATTTACAAGGATGGAGCCAGGAAGGGAAATCGTCATACGATTTTCTTAATCTACCTGTTTCAACTCACGTAAACGCATTAGGAGGAAATAATATCTCGATCATTGAAGAAGATGTAGCGGTAACAAACCAAAATCCGGCATTACTGGGTCCGGAAATGGATCTTCAACTTAACCTAAATTACATGCGTTATGTAGCAGGCATAAATATTGCCGGCTTTACCTTCGCTAAAGCGGCAGGAGACCGGGGCGCATGGGCTGCCGGATTACAATATCTCGGATATGGGGAAATGAAACTTACCGAACCGGATGGTTCCATCACCGGTAAATTCAATCCGAAGGATATAATCTTTAACGGTATATACTCGCATGACTTAAACGATCGCTGGCGAGGCGGAATAAATGCAAAATTGGTATATTCACAATACGAGCAGTATTCTGCACTTGCTTTGTGCGTCGATTTGGGGGTAAATTATTACAATCCCGAAAAAGACCTGTCGATGTCGATACTCGTAAAAAATGCAGGAGGGCAGTTAAAACGATTTAATGATAAGTTCGAACGTATGCCTTGGGATATTCAACTGGGGCTTTCCAAAACCCTCGATCACGCCCCTTTCAGATTTTCTGTCACAGCACAGCATCTTACTCGTTGGAAACTGCCTTATACCTACCTCGATTCTAATCTCAACAATAACGAAGGAGACCTGAAAGAAAAAAATAACTTTGCTTCGAACCTTTTCAGACACCTTATATTTGCGGTGGATTATATTCCTTCTCAAAATCTGTATATCGCTATCGGATACAACTATAAAACACGTACCGATATGAAATCATACAATCGTAACTTCCTTTCGGGATTTACGGCCGGTGCCGGTATAAAAGTAAGAATGTTCAGTATCGGAGCCTCTGTCGCTCAACACCATAAGGGGGGGACATCTTTCATGTTTAATCTGAATACCAATCTCAACGATCTTCTCGGCTCTCGTTAAAAAAATTATTTATGCCATTTTTCGGCATACCGCCCCGTTATTTTTGATTCCGGAATTTAAATTAACCGGAATATGAACGTTTTAACACGCTTATATGAGACTTTATCACTTATAGATAAAATAAAAAATACTCCTTATTTATCTATCGAAGAACTGACACTCTTTATCAATTCACTTCGGGAAGATGGTCAAACATATTCGGTACGACAAGTAAAACAAAAAATCCGAGAGATAAAGATAAACTGGCATATTTCGATCGAATACAGTCGATACTATAAGGGTTATTACCTTCCTGCACAAGAAAACAGAGAGATACAAAGGATTACCGATGCCCTGTATGTTTTTTATGCATTGACGAATTCACCCGAAATCGTATTTCCGGAAAAACACATCGATGCGCAAAACAGGTATTTACCAGCTTTAGCAAAAGCCGTGACAAACCGATGTGAACTACAGTTCGATTATCATAGTTTTTCAAAAGAGACTTTCGAGATCAAAACGGTAGAACCGGTAGCTCTGAAAGAATCATATTCTCACTGGTATCTTTTAGGGAAATACCCCGGAAAAGAACGGCTGAGATCTTTTTCCCTCGATCGAATCAGAAACCCTAAGGTTACAGGTAGGATATACAAACAACCCGCATCAGAGAATATAGAAAATTTATTTGCCGACAGCTTCGGGATGTTTTCAGGCAAACAATATCCGGCAGAAGACGTTATACTGTCGTTCGACTCCCTTACCGGAAAATATCTGAAGAACAAACCCTTGCATCACTCACAAACCGTTCTCTGCGATATACCGGGCCAATTTGTCGTTCAACTCCACGTTCGCATTACTCCCGATTTTATTTCGGAATTAATGTCGCACGCAGAATCGTTACAAGTAATACATCCTGTTTCATTAAAAAAACGTATTACGGAGGTATTTGCAATGGGTATCGTGCGTAACCGTTTTTAATAAAAAAGTAAAACTTAAAATCGGACAATTTCTGACTGGAATTTATATCTTTGCCGACAGGTTAATGATTTATTACATTTCTCTTTCGCGCCTTTTCACAATAATTGAAACGAATATGAACGCAAATAATAACATAGTAATCGCAATCGACGGTTTCTCATCTTGCGGAAAAAGTACGATGGCAAAGGAGTTAGCGAAAAAATTAGGTTATATTTATATCGACAGCGGAGCTATGTACAGAGCCGTAACCTTATTTTGCATACAAAACGGTTTAGTGACAAACGGTGTTATCGATGAAGACCGTTTAAAAGACGAAATGAGAAATATTAAAATCGAATTCAGAATAAATTCCGAAGGACGTCCCGAAACTTACCTGAACGATAAAAACGTAGAACAAGAAATACGAAGTATGCAAGTATCCAATCTGGTAAGTCCGGTAAGTGCAATCGGATTTGTAAGAGAAGCGATGACACGCCTGCAACAGGACATGGGTCGTCGAAAAGGGATTGTCATGGATGGCCGAGATATCGGAACTACCGTTTTTCCAAATGCCGAATTAAAAATATTCGTTACTGCATCATCCGACACACGGGCCAAAAGAAGGCTCGAAGAAATGCTGCGAAAAGGACAAACCGCTACTTACGATGAGGTACTCAAAAATGTAGAAGAACGGGATTATATCGATCAGCACAGAACTGTAAGTCCTCTGCGTAAAGCTGATGACGCTATTCTGCTCGACAATTCGCATATGACTCTCGAGCAACAGGATCAATGGTTGTACAATGAATACTTAAAAGCAGTAAAAAAGTAAATATTCTTTATGGTAAAAATCGAGATCGACAGCGGATCCGGATTCTGTTTCGGTGTAGTTAACGCCATAAAAAAAGCAGAAGAAGAGCTCAATAAAAGCGGGATATTGTACTGCCTTGGAGACATTGTGCACAACAACCATGAAGTCGACCGGTTAAAAGCCAAAGGCCTCATTACTATCGACCACGAAAAGTTAAAAGAATTGCATGATGTTAAGGTCCTCTTACGTGCTCACGGAGAACCTCCTGAAACTTACCGTATCGCCCGGGAGAATCGCATCGAGATCATCGACGCCACTTGTCCTGTCGTTCTGCAACTGCAAAAAAAAATAAAAGAATCATATAAAGATACCGACAAAACTAACAGTCAGATCGTTATTTACGGAAAACCGGGGCATGCCGAAGTAAATGGTCTTGTCGGACAAACAGATGGAAAGGCTACCATTATAGAAGGAATAGAAGACCTCACGAAGATAAACTTCGATCAGGAAATACGGCTCTATTCGCAAACAACTAAATCGGTAGAAGGTTTTAAACATATTGTTTCTGAAATAAACCGAAAGAAAAAAGAAGGAACTTCTTTCCTATTTTACGATACCATCTGCCGCCAAGTAGCCAACCGCATTCCGAACATTCGGGACTTTGCACGAAAACACGAGCTCATTCTTTTCGTAAGCGGGAAAAAAAGTTCGAACGGAAGAGTTCTTTTCGAAGAATGTCTAAGTGTAAACCCTCAATCGAAACTCGTTTCCAATAAAGACGAAATCGAGGAAAGTTGGCTCGAAGGGAAACGAAGTATAGGTATTTGTGGAGCCACATCTACCCCTAAATGGCTTATGGAAGACGTATATGAATTTTTAAAATCGAAATTACAGGATTAAAGGTAAAAGAGATTATAACTGAATATTAATTTGTATTTTTGCTGCAAATTAATGGTTCGCAAAATTTTTAATTATTATGGCAAAAGCTAAATGTATCGGCATTCTTACTTCCGGAGGCGACGCTCCCGGAATGAACGCAGCCATTCGTGCGGTCACCAGAGCCGCAATTTATAACGGATTCGAAGTAAAAGGTATTTACAGAGGATATAAAGGATTGCTTACCGACGAAATACAAACTTTTAAAACCCAAAACGTCAGTAATATCATACAGCAGGGCGGAACGATTTTAAAAACAGCACGTTGTAAAGAATTCGAAACACCCGAAGGACGACAACTGGCATACGATACTCTGGTAAAGGAAAAAATAGATTCTCTTGTCGTCATCGGAGGAGACGGAACCCTTACCGGAGCCCGTATATTCGCCAATGAACATAACTTCCCTATCGTAGGTCTTC
Protein-coding regions in this window:
- the porQ gene encoding type IX secretion system protein PorQ, with the translated sequence MLELNLMRMNRIFFCLLCCLFYNLQGWSQEGKSSYDFLNLPVSTHVNALGGNNISIIEEDVAVTNQNPALLGPEMDLQLNLNYMRYVAGINIAGFTFAKAAGDRGAWAAGLQYLGYGEMKLTEPDGSITGKFNPKDIIFNGIYSHDLNDRWRGGINAKLVYSQYEQYSALALCVDLGVNYYNPEKDLSMSILVKNAGGQLKRFNDKFERMPWDIQLGLSKTLDHAPFRFSVTAQHLTRWKLPYTYLDSNLNNNEGDLKEKNNFASNLFRHLIFAVDYIPSQNLYIAIGYNYKTRTDMKSYNRNFLSGFTAGAGIKVRMFSIGASVAQHHKGGTSFMFNLNTNLNDLLGSR
- the cmk gene encoding (d)CMP kinase; the encoded protein is MIYYISLSRLFTIIETNMNANNNIVIAIDGFSSCGKSTMAKELAKKLGYIYIDSGAMYRAVTLFCIQNGLVTNGVIDEDRLKDEMRNIKIEFRINSEGRPETYLNDKNVEQEIRSMQVSNLVSPVSAIGFVREAMTRLQQDMGRRKGIVMDGRDIGTTVFPNAELKIFVTASSDTRAKRRLEEMLRKGQTATYDEVLKNVEERDYIDQHRTVSPLRKADDAILLDNSHMTLEQQDQWLYNEYLKAVKK
- a CDS encoding TatD family hydrolase, yielding MIDTHTHIYLPEFADDLDEIVSRSKESGVDHLILPNVDVETILCLQNTQKKFGAYCSAAMGLHPTSVEKNYKSVLDTVYEELNKSKYCGVGEIGIDLYWDKTYYKQQFDAFIKQVEWAAQRELPVIIHCRDAFEEIIKALKTIKYIPVKGVFHSFGGTPEQVKMIKELGDFYFGINGVVTFKNAHLEDTVKEIGISRLLLETDAPYLSPVPYRGKRNEPAFMVHTATRIAEILNVSFDEINDETTKNALSLFRLSL
- a CDS encoding polyprenyl synthetase family protein, whose product is MKTTEQYIDIINKALSELPYPKVPDELYAPVRYELSLGGKRIRPLLTLMACEMFGLDYSQAIHPALGIEIFHNFTLLHDDVMDKAEVRRGKPTVHKVWNENSAILSGDAMQIIAYRQIAKTPERYMSRVLDVFSKTALEICEGQQYDIEFEHRDDVTEEEYLDMIRLKTAVLLGAALKIGAIIADAEPADADRLYRFGENIGLAFQLKDDYLDVYGDPAVFGKKLGGDILNNKKTYMLINALRLASGTEMELLKDWLKRTDYNPAEKIGAVTAIYDRLGIKELCEKKMKEYYDKATVLLDAVEVEDKYRSPLSALAADLMYRES
- a CDS encoding helix-turn-helix transcriptional regulator yields the protein MNVLTRLYETLSLIDKIKNTPYLSIEELTLFINSLREDGQTYSVRQVKQKIREIKINWHISIEYSRYYKGYYLPAQENREIQRITDALYVFYALTNSPEIVFPEKHIDAQNRYLPALAKAVTNRCELQFDYHSFSKETFEIKTVEPVALKESYSHWYLLGKYPGKERLRSFSLDRIRNPKVTGRIYKQPASENIENLFADSFGMFSGKQYPAEDVILSFDSLTGKYLKNKPLHHSQTVLCDIPGQFVVQLHVRITPDFISELMSHAESLQVIHPVSLKKRITEVFAMGIVRNRF
- a CDS encoding 4-hydroxy-3-methylbut-2-enyl diphosphate reductase: MVKIEIDSGSGFCFGVVNAIKKAEEELNKSGILYCLGDIVHNNHEVDRLKAKGLITIDHEKLKELHDVKVLLRAHGEPPETYRIARENRIEIIDATCPVVLQLQKKIKESYKDTDKTNSQIVIYGKPGHAEVNGLVGQTDGKATIIEGIEDLTKINFDQEIRLYSQTTKSVEGFKHIVSEINRKKKEGTSFLFYDTICRQVANRIPNIRDFARKHELILFVSGKKSSNGRVLFEECLSVNPQSKLVSNKDEIEESWLEGKRSIGICGATSTPKWLMEDVYEFLKSKLQD